In a genomic window of Homo sapiens chromosome 22, GRCh38.p14 Primary Assembly:
- the SNU13 gene encoding NHP2-like protein 1 gives MTEADVNPKAYPLADAHLTKKLLDLVQQSCNYKQLRKGANEATKTLNRGISEFIVMAADAEPLEIILHLPLLCEDKNVPYVFVRSKQALGRACGVSRPVIACSVTIKEGSQLKQQIQSIQQSIERLLV, from the exons ATG ACTGAGGCTGATGTGAATCCAAAGGCCTATCCCCTTGCCGATGCCCACCTCACCAAGAAGCTACTGGACCTCGTTCAGCAGTCATGTAACTATAAGCAGCTTCGGAAAGGAGCCAATGAGG CCACCAAAACCCTCAACAGGGGCATCTCTGAGTTCATCGTGATGGCTGCAGACGCCGAGCCACTGGAGATCATTCTGCACCTGCCGCTGCTGTGTGAAGACAAGAATGTGCCCTACGTGTTTGTGCGCTCCAAGCAGGCCCTGGGGAGAGCCTGTGGGGTCTCCAGGCCTGTCATCGCCTGTTCTGTCACCATCAAAGAAGGCTCGCAGCTGAAACAGCAGATCCAATCCATTCAGCAGTCCATTGAAAGGCTCTTAGTCTAA
- the LOC107985567 gene encoding protein LLP homolog, which translates to MAKSLRSKWKRKMRAEKRKKNAPKEASRLKSILKLDGDVLMKDVQEIATVVVPKHCQEKMQCEVKDEKDDMKRETDTKRNKKTLLDQHGQYPIWMNQRQRKRLTAKREKRKGKSKAKAVKVAKGLAW; encoded by the coding sequence ATGGCTAAAAGCTTACGGAGTAAGTGGAAAAGAAAGATGCgtgctgaaaagagaaaaaagaatgcccCAAAGGAGGCCAGCAGGCTTAAAAGTATTCTCAAACTAGACGGTGATGTTTTAATGAAAGATGTTCAAGAGATAGCAACTGTGGTGGTACCCAAACATTGCCAAGAGAAAATGCAATGTGAggtaaaagatgaaaaagatgacATGAAAAGGGAGACTGATactaagagaaacaaaaagactcTTCTAGACCAGCATGGACAGTACCCAATATGGAtgaaccaaaggcaaagaaaaaggcTGACGGCAAAGcgagagaaaagaaaggggaaaagcaaagcaaaagcaGTGAAAGTGGCAAAGGGTTTGGCGTGGTAG
- the SNU13 gene encoding NHP2-like protein 1 isoform X1 codes for MLLVQGQFPRQCPRRGRGPLARVASPSLPAARGHFRCCFCEFFRCTRVLLKRQLRSPRSAEPAEPQPWRRSPMGLRLVPAASHTRQGPRGAFGIWGLWGT; via the exons ATGCTCTTGGTGCAG GGCCAGTTTCCGCGCCAGTGCCCCCGTAGAGGGCGGGGCCCACTCGCTCGCGTAGCGTCACCTTCGCTTCCTGCCGCGCGGGGCCATTTCCGCTGctgcttctgtgagtttttcCGGTGCACGCGAGTGCTTCTGAAACGTCAGCTGCGCTCCCCTAGGAGTGCTGAGCCCGCGGAACCGCAGCCATG GAGGAGATCTCCCATGGGTCTGCGCTTAGTGCCCGCCGCGAGTCACACGCGCCAGGGACCTAGAGGAGCCTTTGGCATTTGGGGGCTGTGGGGAACATGA